The following proteins are co-located in the Gavia stellata isolate bGavSte3 chromosome 18, bGavSte3.hap2, whole genome shotgun sequence genome:
- the FAHD1 gene encoding acylpyruvase FAHD1, mitochondrial, with translation MASSKPLSRFWEWGRNIVCVGRNYAEHAKEMGSAPPREPLFFLKPSSAYLREGSPILRPYYCKNLHHEVELGVVIGKRARAVSQEAAMEHVAGYALCLDMTARDTQEECKKKGLPWTLAKGFSSSCPVSDFVPKEEIPDPHKLKIWLKVNGKLRQEGETSSMIFSIPYLISYISEILTLEEGDLILTGSPKGVGSVQVNDEIEAGITNVLSMRFKVAQQTRGS, from the coding sequence ATGGCCTCCTCCAAGCCCCTGTCCCGCTTCTGGGAGTGGGGCAGGAACATCGTCTGCGTGGGGCGCAACTACGCCGAGCACGCCAAGGAGATGGGGAGCGcgccgccccgggagcccctcttcttcctcaagCCCTCCTCGGCCTACCTGCGCGAAGGCTCGCCCATCCTCCGGCCCTACTACTGCAAGAACCTGCACCACGAAGTGGAGCTGGGGGTGGTGATCGGGAAGAGAGCCCGGGCCGTGTCCCAGGAGGCCGCCATGGAGCACGTGGCGGGCTATGCCCTGTGCTTGGACATGACGGCCAGGGACACCCAGGAGGAGTGCAAAAAGAAGGGCCTGCCCTGGACCTTGGCCAAGGGCTTCAGTTCGTCATGCCCGGTCAGTGACTTTGTGCCCAAGGAGGAGATCCCAGACCCTCACAAGCTGAAGATCTGGCTCAAGGTGAACGGAAAgctgaggcaggagggggagACCTCCTCGATGATCTTCTCCATCCCTTACCTGATCAGCTACATCAGCGAAATACTCACCCTGGAAGAAGGGGACTTGATTCTGACGGGGTCTCCCAAAGGAGTTGGGTCTGTGCAGGTCAACGATGAGATAGAGGCTGGGATAACCAACGTCCTCTCCATGCGGTTTAAGGTGGCGCAACAAACGCGGGGCTCCTAA